A single genomic interval of Blattabacterium sp. (Nauphoeta cinerea) harbors:
- the gyrB gene encoding DNA topoisomerase (ATP-hydrolyzing) subunit B translates to MNKKHNTIHNTDYKDYTADSIQSLEGIEHIRLRPSMYIGDIGVRGLHHLIYELIDNSVDEALAGFCNKIWVTIHKNGFITVLDNGRGIPIDIHKKEGKSALEVVMTKIGAGGKFDKNSYKVSGGLHGVGISCVNALSKKLIVTIYRNGKIYQQEYLKGKALYPVKCLGKTNMQGTKIYYIADHSIFNSIIYNYEIIANRLKELSFLNKGLYLFLEDERDNIKEHFFSQNGLKEYLPILNKNQDPLTPNILFIEGEKDNTIVEVAMQYNTSFKEKIYSYVNNINTYEGGTHISGFRRALTRTFKKYVEGHGFLSNKIELTGDDFREGITAIISVRVMEPQFEGQTKTKLSNHEVGGVVDKIVGEALYSYLEEHPSDRKRIIDKIILSAKARQAARKARELIQKKIPISSILPGKLADCSFNDPENCEIYLVEGDSAGGTAKQGRDRNFQAILPLRGKILNVEKAMQYKIFENEEIKNIFTSLGVSIGTEEDQKILNIKKLRYNKIIIMTDADIDGSHISTLILTLFFRYMKPLIEKGHVYIATPPLYLIRKGNHYQYAWSDKERENIIDKLGGRKSVYIQRYKGLGEMNAEQLWETTMNPKKRTLRKVNISDYSKADRIFSILMGDEVPPRRNFIEQNAIHAKIDV, encoded by the coding sequence ATGAATAAAAAACATAATACAATACATAATACAGATTATAAAGATTATACAGCAGATAGTATTCAATCTCTTGAAGGGATAGAGCATATTCGACTCCGACCGTCTATGTATATTGGAGATATAGGAGTTAGAGGGTTACATCACTTGATTTACGAATTAATAGATAATTCTGTTGATGAAGCTTTAGCAGGTTTTTGCAACAAAATATGGGTTACTATTCATAAAAATGGATTTATCACTGTACTTGACAATGGTCGTGGAATTCCAATAGATATTCATAAAAAAGAAGGAAAATCTGCTCTGGAAGTTGTGATGACTAAAATTGGTGCAGGTGGGAAATTTGATAAAAATTCTTATAAAGTTTCTGGAGGGTTACATGGTGTAGGAATTTCTTGTGTCAATGCTCTATCTAAAAAACTTATAGTTACAATTTATCGAAACGGAAAAATTTATCAACAAGAATATTTAAAAGGAAAAGCCCTTTATCCTGTAAAATGTTTAGGAAAAACTAATATGCAAGGAACAAAAATTTATTATATTGCTGATCATTCTATTTTTAATTCCATCATATATAATTATGAAATTATAGCTAATCGATTAAAAGAATTATCTTTTTTAAATAAGGGTCTGTATTTATTTCTAGAAGATGAAAGAGATAATATAAAGGAACATTTTTTTTCTCAAAATGGATTAAAAGAATACTTACCAATTTTAAACAAAAATCAGGATCCTTTGACACCAAATATTCTTTTTATTGAAGGAGAAAAAGATAATACTATTGTAGAAGTAGCAATGCAATACAATACTTCTTTTAAAGAAAAAATTTATTCTTATGTTAACAATATCAATACTTATGAAGGAGGAACTCATATTTCCGGTTTTAGAAGGGCATTAACAAGAACGTTTAAGAAATATGTAGAAGGACATGGTTTTTTATCTAATAAAATAGAATTAACTGGAGATGATTTTAGAGAAGGAATTACGGCTATTATATCTGTAAGAGTAATGGAACCTCAATTTGAAGGACAAACTAAAACAAAATTAAGTAATCACGAAGTAGGAGGTGTTGTGGATAAAATTGTGGGAGAAGCGTTATATAGTTATTTAGAAGAACATCCTAGTGATAGGAAAAGAATTATTGATAAAATTATTTTGTCAGCTAAAGCGCGTCAAGCTGCCAGAAAAGCTCGCGAATTAATCCAAAAAAAAATTCCTATAAGTAGTATTCTCCCTGGAAAATTAGCAGATTGTTCTTTTAATGATCCAGAAAACTGTGAAATTTATTTAGTGGAAGGAGATTCTGCTGGTGGAACAGCAAAACAAGGAAGAGATAGGAACTTTCAAGCTATTTTACCTTTACGAGGTAAAATACTAAATGTGGAAAAAGCTATGCAATATAAAATATTCGAAAATGAGGAAATAAAAAATATATTTACTTCTCTGGGAGTTTCTATTGGAACGGAAGAAGATCAAAAAATTTTAAATATAAAAAAACTTAGATACAATAAAATTATTATTATGACAGATGCAGATATAGATGGAAGCCATATTTCTACTTTAATTTTAACATTATTCTTTCGTTATATGAAACCCTTAATAGAAAAAGGACATGTTTATATTGCCACACCTCCACTTTATTTGATTCGAAAAGGAAATCATTATCAATATGCTTGGAGTGATAAAGAAAGAGAAAACATTATTGATAAATTAGGAGGAAGAAAGTCTGTCTATATACAACGTTACAAAGGACTAGGGGAAATGAATGCAGAACAACTTTGGGAAACGACAATGAATCCAAAAAAAAGAACTTTACGTAAAGTAAATATATCCGATTATTCTAAGGCAGACAGAATATTCTCCATTCTTATGGGAGACGAAGTCCCTCCCCGAAGAAATTTTATAGAACAAAATGCAATACATGCAAAAATTGATGTTTAG
- the ruvA gene encoding Holliday junction branch migration protein RuvA, with translation MITHLRGKLIEKNQSYLIIDCHGIGYYIHISSYTYFSLLEKEGKDIFIHTYLFIKENNHILYGFFDKKERQIFSYLISVNGIGPSSAIMLLSSLTPYEIEKSISKEDIKVLNKVKGIGTKIAKRIIIELKDKIIKEIIPKKEKIKILENTSYSIKKEALSALSVLGFSHKESQTILDDLLAKNPEFSVENLIKESLKKL, from the coding sequence GTGATAACACATTTAAGAGGAAAGTTAATAGAAAAAAATCAATCTTATTTAATCATAGATTGTCATGGCATAGGATATTATATTCATATATCTTCATATACCTATTTTTCTTTATTAGAAAAAGAAGGAAAAGATATTTTCATACATACTTATCTGTTTATCAAAGAAAATAACCATATTTTATATGGTTTTTTTGATAAAAAAGAAAGACAAATATTTTCTTATTTGATATCCGTAAATGGAATAGGTCCAAGTTCTGCTATTATGCTATTATCTTCTCTTACTCCATATGAAATAGAAAAATCCATATCTAAAGAAGATATAAAAGTATTGAATAAAGTTAAAGGAATCGGAACGAAAATAGCAAAAAGAATTATTATTGAACTAAAAGATAAAATTATTAAAGAAATTATTCCTAAAAAAGAAAAAATAAAAATATTGGAAAATACATCTTATTCAATAAAAAAAGAAGCTTTAAGTGCTTTAAGTGTCTTGGGATTTTCTCATAAAGAGTCTCAAACAATTTTGGATGATCTTCTGGCTAAGAATCCAGAATTTTCTGTAGAAAATCTTATTAAAGAATCTTTAAAAAAATTGTAA
- the der gene encoding ribosome biogenesis GTPase Der has product MNYIVSIVGRPNVGKSTLFNRLVGRRKAIVHVTSGVTRDRIYGNSEWNGVKFSVVDTGGFSVSENDVLEKEIKNQIFIAIKESDVILFLVDIKVGILDIDKEIAQILRKYKKLILLVVNKVDTGKSVYSDTDFFRLGFEKCYCISAINGSGTGELLDKLIKIFKLLNKKEKISEYEFIPRFSIVGRPNVGKSTLINSFLNKDHHIVTNISGTTRDSLDVFYKKWECILVDTPGVRKKSKIRNNLEFYSTMRTVQTIEYADVCLLMVDAGHGWEKQDMNIFKLVEKNHKGIIILVNKWDLLYKNNYYTQKDYEFFIRKKISPFDNVPILFISAKNKDGIHNIIPMAYQVLKSRKNRLKTNILNKIMLPILKKHPPTPKKKNKFITIKYCTQLPSYTPKFIFFSNFPQHIKKSYKRFVENKIRYHFDFIGVPIQIFFRKK; this is encoded by the coding sequence ATGAATTATATCGTATCTATAGTAGGACGACCCAATGTCGGAAAATCAACTTTGTTTAATCGTCTTGTAGGAAGAAGAAAAGCTATTGTTCATGTCACAAGTGGAGTGACAAGAGATCGTATTTATGGAAATTCAGAATGGAATGGAGTCAAATTTTCTGTAGTAGATACTGGTGGTTTTTCTGTTTCTGAAAATGATGTACTTGAAAAAGAAATCAAAAACCAAATTTTTATAGCTATCAAAGAATCTGATGTTATTCTATTTTTAGTAGATATAAAAGTAGGAATATTAGATATAGATAAAGAAATTGCTCAAATTTTAAGAAAATATAAAAAACTAATTTTGTTAGTTGTAAATAAAGTAGACACTGGAAAATCTGTATATTCTGATACAGATTTTTTCCGTTTAGGATTTGAAAAATGTTACTGTATATCAGCTATAAATGGGAGCGGTACAGGAGAATTATTAGACAAACTAATAAAAATATTCAAATTATTGAACAAAAAAGAAAAAATATCGGAATACGAATTTATTCCTCGTTTTTCAATAGTAGGACGTCCCAATGTAGGAAAATCAACTTTAATTAATTCTTTTCTAAATAAAGACCATCATATTGTGACAAATATTTCTGGAACAACTAGAGATAGTCTCGATGTATTCTATAAAAAATGGGAATGCATTTTAGTAGATACGCCTGGAGTCAGAAAAAAATCAAAAATAAGAAATAATCTTGAATTTTATTCTACGATGAGAACGGTTCAAACAATAGAATATGCGGATGTTTGTCTTTTAATGGTAGATGCAGGTCATGGATGGGAAAAACAGGACATGAATATTTTTAAATTAGTAGAAAAAAATCATAAAGGGATTATAATTCTTGTTAACAAATGGGATCTACTTTATAAAAATAACTATTATACACAAAAAGATTACGAATTTTTTATCAGAAAAAAAATTTCTCCATTTGATAACGTTCCTATTCTTTTTATATCCGCTAAAAATAAAGATGGAATCCACAACATTATTCCCATGGCTTATCAGGTTTTAAAATCCCGTAAAAACAGATTAAAAACGAATATTTTAAATAAAATTATGTTACCAATTTTGAAAAAACACCCTCCTACTCCTAAGAAAAAAAATAAATTCATAACTATAAAATATTGTACTCAGTTGCCTTCATACACGCCAAAATTTATTTTTTTTTCTAATTTTCCTCAACATATAAAAAAATCTTATAAAAGATTTGTTGAAAATAAAATTCGTTATCACTTTGATTTTATAGGAGTCCCCATACAAATTTTTTTTAGAAAAAAATAA
- the trmD gene encoding tRNA (guanosine(37)-N1)-methyltransferase TrmD yields the protein MRIDIVSIIPEIFHSPFSNSIIKRAIDKGLIDIHVHDLRKYGLGKRKNVDDYPYGGGAGMVIRIEPVYQCFSKLLSERNYDEKIFMTPDGKLFSQKYAKNLINKKNIIILCGRYKGIDQRIRDHLISEEISIGNYILSGGELAAAVIVESIVRLLPGVIKNKDSILTDSFQRESLIAPPLYTRPLVYKGWSVPKILLSGHHKKIKDWLDQKSMPFKRKLDS from the coding sequence TTGCGTATAGATATTGTTAGTATTATCCCTGAAATTTTTCATAGTCCTTTTTCCAATTCTATTATTAAAAGGGCAATTGATAAAGGGTTAATTGATATTCACGTCCATGATTTACGTAAATATGGTTTAGGAAAACGAAAAAATGTGGATGATTATCCTTATGGAGGCGGGGCTGGAATGGTAATTCGAATAGAACCTGTATATCAGTGTTTTTCCAAGCTTTTATCAGAAAGAAATTATGATGAGAAAATTTTTATGACTCCTGATGGAAAGTTGTTTTCTCAAAAATATGCTAAAAATTTAATTAATAAGAAAAATATCATCATTCTTTGTGGTCGTTATAAAGGAATTGATCAAAGAATTAGAGATCACTTAATTTCCGAAGAAATATCTATTGGAAATTATATTTTATCTGGAGGAGAATTAGCTGCTGCTGTTATCGTAGAATCTATAGTGAGATTATTACCTGGAGTCATAAAAAATAAAGACTCCATCCTCACAGATTCTTTTCAAAGGGAATCCTTAATCGCTCCTCCCCTTTACACTCGTCCATTAGTTTATAAAGGATGGTCTGTTCCAAAAATACTTTTATCTGGACATCATAAGAAAATAAAAGATTGGTTGGATCAGAAATCCATGCCATTCAAACGAAAATTGGATTCTTAG
- a CDS encoding undecaprenyl-diphosphate phosphatase: MNYIQSILLGFIEGITEFFPISSTGHMILAASIMGILENKITNLFLVSVQLGAVLSVIFLYRNKFFFQKFDFYLKIFVASFPVGIFGFLLNKIDNFFLYKPLIVALSLLIGGLVILKVETFYQKNFCNRKNSITYLKAFIVGLFQCMALIPGVSRSATTIVACMLQNVNRIKAIEFSFFLSVPVIIIATCKKLFDYYFQLNSFTYKDIELLLLGNIVSFITGMIAIKCFIKYLNNFKLFGYYRIFLGIFFLIIHYLIKPIG; this comes from the coding sequence ATGAATTATATTCAATCAATTCTATTAGGGTTTATTGAAGGAATAACAGAATTTTTTCCTATTTCTTCTACAGGACATATGATTCTTGCTGCTTCTATTATGGGAATACTAGAAAATAAAATAACAAATTTATTTCTTGTTTCTGTTCAATTGGGAGCCGTTTTATCTGTAATTTTTTTGTATAGAAACAAGTTTTTTTTTCAAAAATTTGATTTTTATCTAAAAATTTTTGTAGCTAGTTTTCCTGTAGGAATTTTTGGTTTTTTATTGAATAAAATCGACAATTTTTTTTTATATAAGCCACTTATAGTTGCTTTATCTCTTTTAATAGGAGGATTAGTGATTCTGAAAGTAGAAACTTTTTATCAAAAAAATTTTTGTAATAGAAAAAATAGTATTACTTATTTGAAAGCTTTTATTGTTGGATTATTTCAATGTATGGCTTTAATTCCAGGAGTATCTAGAAGCGCAACTACCATTGTTGCTTGTATGTTACAAAATGTGAATCGGATAAAAGCTATTGAATTTTCTTTTTTTTTATCTGTTCCTGTTATTATAATTGCTACATGCAAAAAATTATTTGACTATTATTTTCAATTAAATTCTTTTACGTATAAAGATATAGAATTGTTGTTATTAGGAAATATAGTATCTTTTATCACTGGAATGATAGCTATCAAATGTTTCATAAAATATTTAAATAATTTTAAGTTATTTGGATACTATAGAATTTTTTTAGGAATTTTTTTTCTTATTATACATTATTTAATCAAACCGATTGGATAA
- the argH gene encoding argininosuccinate lyase, with amino-acid sequence MKIWGKRTNLSFNKEIENFTSSKDSKIDLLLAPYDVIGTIAHVIMLKSIGLLNQKDLKILIQELRNIYVHEILKNNFKIDEGIEDIHSQIEFLLTNRLGEIGKKIHCGRSRNDQILLDLKLFVRTEIKEIVYMTYSFFDLLLKLSEQHKNILMPGYTHYQIAMPSSFGLWFAAYAESLIDDLLLMRAAYRIVNKNPLGSAAGYGSSFPLNRKMTTDLLGFENLNYNVVYAQMGRGKMERIVSESISSLARTLGKMAQDICLYLSQNLNFISFPDHLTTGSSIMPHKKNPDVFEIIRATCNRMTSLPNEISLISSNLCSGYHRDFQIIKERFLPIFEELKKCFSMFQYMLNHIIIRKDIIQDDKYQYLFSVEVVNQLVVEKGYSFREAYQKVSLDIQNGCFKPFTKGFYSHEGSIGNLCNTQIRNLMQDVIKEFDFDKINEVIKRLIYRKIHFDGSSKNPIFV; translated from the coding sequence GTGAAAATTTGGGGAAAAAGAACGAATTTGAGTTTTAACAAAGAAATAGAAAATTTTACTTCAAGTAAAGATTCAAAAATAGATTTACTTTTAGCACCATATGATGTGATAGGAACCATAGCTCATGTTATTATGTTGAAAAGTATAGGATTATTAAATCAAAAAGATTTAAAAATTTTAATTCAGGAATTGCGTAATATTTATGTTCACGAAATTTTAAAAAATAACTTTAAAATTGATGAAGGAATAGAAGATATTCATTCTCAGATAGAATTTCTGTTAACCAATCGTTTAGGAGAAATCGGAAAAAAAATACATTGTGGGAGATCTAGAAATGATCAAATTTTGTTGGATTTAAAACTTTTTGTTCGCACAGAAATCAAGGAAATTGTATATATGACTTATTCTTTTTTTGATTTATTATTGAAATTAAGTGAACAACATAAGAACATATTAATGCCTGGTTATACTCATTACCAAATAGCGATGCCTTCTTCTTTTGGTCTTTGGTTTGCTGCATATGCAGAAAGTTTAATAGATGATTTATTATTAATGCGTGCCGCATATCGTATTGTAAATAAAAACCCTTTAGGTTCCGCTGCAGGTTACGGATCTTCTTTCCCTTTAAATAGAAAAATGACAACTGATTTATTGGGGTTCGAAAACTTAAATTATAATGTTGTGTATGCTCAAATGGGACGTGGAAAAATGGAAAGAATCGTTTCAGAATCTATTTCTTCTTTGGCAAGAACTTTAGGTAAAATGGCACAAGATATTTGTTTATATTTAAGTCAAAATTTGAATTTTATTAGTTTTCCTGATCATCTGACTACCGGATCTAGCATTATGCCTCATAAAAAAAATCCAGATGTTTTTGAAATTATACGAGCGACATGTAATAGAATGACATCGTTACCTAATGAAATTTCTTTGATTTCTTCTAATTTATGCTCAGGATACCATAGAGATTTTCAAATTATTAAAGAAAGATTTCTTCCCATTTTTGAAGAATTAAAAAAATGTTTTTCCATGTTTCAATATATGTTGAATCATATCATAATAAGAAAGGATATTATTCAAGATGATAAGTATCAATATTTATTTAGTGTAGAAGTAGTGAATCAGCTTGTTGTTGAAAAAGGATATTCTTTTAGAGAAGCTTATCAAAAAGTAAGTTTAGATATACAAAATGGATGTTTCAAACCTTTTACTAAGGGTTTTTATTCTCATGAAGGAAGTATAGGAAATTTATGTAACACACAAATTAGAAATTTAATGCAAGATGTGATTAAAGAATTTGATTTTGATAAAATCAATGAAGTTATAAAACGATTAATTTATAGAAAAATTCATTTTGATGGATCCTCTAAGAATCCAATTTTCGTTTGA
- the truB gene encoding tRNA pseudouridine(55) synthase TruB, which produces MLNLSDLSGFKNGKILLVDKPWGWTSFEIIKKIKSYILSTTTKKENLKIGHTGTLDPFATGLLIVLTGKYTKKVNEIQNYKKVYTGIMKLGCETLSFDSETEEYNFSSVLHITPQLIKKTSKKFLGEINQSPPYFSALKKKGKRLYEYARKGIKIIPQSRRVKIYKFHILKIGIPYIKFFIECGKGTYIRSIAQDFGKALRSGAYILSLRRERIGNFSMNSSSIELNISKEFSCYLLD; this is translated from the coding sequence ATTTTAAATTTATCAGATTTATCAGGATTTAAAAATGGAAAAATATTGTTGGTAGATAAACCATGGGGATGGACCTCTTTTGAGATTATTAAAAAAATAAAAAGTTATATTCTCAGTACTACTACGAAAAAAGAAAATTTAAAAATTGGACATACGGGAACTTTAGATCCTTTTGCGACAGGTTTATTAATTGTTCTGACAGGAAAATATACTAAAAAAGTAAATGAAATTCAAAATTATAAGAAAGTTTATACAGGTATTATGAAATTGGGTTGTGAAACCTTATCTTTTGATTCAGAAACAGAAGAGTATAATTTTTCTTCCGTTTTGCATATTACTCCTCAATTAATTAAAAAAACATCTAAAAAATTTTTAGGGGAAATCAATCAGTCCCCCCCATATTTTTCTGCTTTAAAAAAAAAAGGAAAAAGATTATATGAATATGCTAGAAAAGGGATAAAAATAATTCCCCAATCTAGACGTGTAAAAATTTATAAATTTCATATCCTAAAAATAGGAATTCCTTATATAAAATTTTTTATAGAATGCGGAAAAGGTACTTATATTAGATCTATAGCCCAGGATTTTGGGAAAGCGCTTCGAAGCGGAGCTTATATACTTTCTTTAAGAAGAGAACGAATAGGAAATTTTTCTATGAATTCTTCTTCTATAGAATTAAATATTTCAAAAGAATTTTCGTGTTATTTACTAGATTAA
- the rpsP gene encoding 30S ribosomal protein S16, which translates to MSVKIRLKRIGKKHKPIYHIVVADSRAPRDGKFIEKLGTYNPHTDPPSTVLKVQNAVSWLMKGAQPTHTVKSIFSKTGVLLKKHLLEGVKKGVLTHEEYQNKFHTWYKKYKI; encoded by the coding sequence ATGTCCGTAAAAATTCGTTTAAAAAGAATTGGAAAAAAACATAAGCCTATTTATCATATAGTTGTAGCTGATTCTCGTGCTCCACGAGATGGAAAATTTATTGAAAAACTAGGAACTTATAATCCTCATACGGATCCGCCTTCAACTGTATTAAAAGTACAAAATGCTGTATCCTGGTTAATGAAAGGGGCACAACCCACCCATACGGTAAAATCCATTTTTTCTAAAACCGGAGTATTACTAAAAAAACATTTATTAGAAGGAGTCAAAAAAGGCGTATTAACTCATGAAGAATACCAAAATAAATTTCATACATGGTACAAAAAATATAAAATTTAA